The Flavobacterium commune genome contains a region encoding:
- a CDS encoding sodium/sugar symporter, whose translation MNALQTADYIVFLIYFVIVTSYGMYIYRSKKNAVTSSNDYFLAEGSLTWWAIGASLIASNISAEHFIGMSGSGFALGLAISSYEWMSAATLIIVAVFILPVYLKNKIFTMPQFLAKRYNDTVSAIMAVIWLLIYIFVNLTSIIYLGALAISSIAPVSFEFCVIGLSLFSVIVTLGGMKVIGYTDMFQVIVLILGGLVTTYLALTLLSEQFGYGKDIFKGLAIIKEKAPGHLQMIFDKSNPHYSELPGMSVIIGGMLINNLAYWGCNQYIVQRALGADLKTARKGILFAAFLKLLVPVIAVLPGIAMYVMHQNGMFQSEMLDAAGVLKPDRAYPTLMNLLPAGLKGIALAALTAAIVASLAGKANSISTIFSLDIYRKYFDKNASEKKLVRVGRLAVVVAMLIGAIVAPSLKSLDQAYQFIQEYVGFFSPGVLAIFMLGMFWKKTTANAGLAGALLTVPIATVLKFLPVWTNGAFPDFPFLDRMSITFVMIVAIMVGISLLKPEPVQLHEKHNIEVDTSMFKVSSGFIIGSFIICSVLVALYTVFW comes from the coding sequence ATGAATGCACTACAAACCGCAGATTACATTGTTTTTCTTATTTATTTTGTGATAGTCACCTCTTACGGAATGTATATCTATCGAAGTAAGAAAAATGCAGTTACAAGCTCAAATGATTATTTTTTGGCCGAAGGATCACTAACCTGGTGGGCTATTGGAGCCTCATTAATTGCGTCTAATATTTCAGCGGAACATTTTATCGGGATGAGTGGTTCGGGTTTTGCACTTGGACTGGCTATTTCTTCATATGAATGGATGTCGGCAGCAACATTAATTATCGTAGCCGTGTTTATCCTTCCGGTATATCTTAAAAACAAAATATTTACGATGCCGCAATTTTTGGCAAAAAGATACAATGATACCGTAAGTGCAATTATGGCGGTAATCTGGTTGCTGATTTATATATTCGTAAATCTTACTTCGATTATTTATTTAGGTGCTTTGGCCATTTCATCGATTGCGCCGGTTAGTTTTGAGTTTTGTGTTATCGGATTGAGTTTATTCTCTGTTATAGTTACTTTAGGAGGAATGAAAGTAATTGGATATACCGATATGTTTCAGGTAATCGTATTGATATTGGGAGGTTTGGTTACCACTTATTTGGCACTAACCTTACTTTCAGAGCAGTTTGGATATGGAAAAGATATTTTTAAAGGTCTTGCTATTATAAAAGAAAAAGCACCGGGTCATTTGCAAATGATATTTGATAAATCGAATCCACATTATTCCGAATTACCGGGAATGTCAGTAATTATAGGAGGGATGCTTATCAATAATCTGGCTTATTGGGGTTGCAATCAATACATCGTTCAAAGAGCTTTGGGGGCCGATTTAAAAACTGCCCGAAAAGGGATTTTGTTTGCAGCCTTTTTAAAATTATTAGTTCCGGTTATTGCAGTTTTGCCGGGTATTGCCATGTATGTAATGCATCAAAACGGAATGTTTCAAAGTGAAATGCTTGACGCAGCGGGAGTTTTAAAACCGGATCGTGCTTATCCTACATTGATGAATTTATTGCCAGCCGGTTTAAAAGGAATTGCCCTGGCAGCTTTAACTGCTGCAATTGTGGCTTCTTTAGCAGGAAAAGCGAATAGTATTTCGACAATTTTTTCTTTAGATATTTACAGAAAATATTTTGATAAAAATGCCTCTGAAAAAAAATTAGTACGTGTAGGAAGGCTAGCTGTTGTGGTAGCGATGCTAATTGGTGCTATTGTTGCGCCTTCTTTAAAATCATTAGATCAGGCTTATCAGTTTATTCAGGAATATGTAGGTTTCTTTTCACCGGGAGTATTAGCAATTTTTATGTTGGGAATGTTTTGGAAAAAGACTACTGCTAATGCCGGTCTTGCGGGTGCATTGCTGACAGTGCCTATTGCTACAGTATTAAAATTCCTGCCTGTTTGGACAAACGGTGCTTTTCCGGATTTTCCTTTTTTAGACCGAATGAGTATTACTTTTGTTATGATAGTAGCTATCATGGTAGGAATAAGTCTTTTGAAACCTGAACCGGTTCAATTACACGAAAAACACAATATAGAAGTGGATACCTCAATGTTTAAAGTGTCTTCAGGTTTTATTATTGGATCATTTATTATTTGCAGCGTGTTAGTGGCATTATATACTGTTTTTTGGTAA
- a CDS encoding TetR/AcrR family transcriptional regulator has product MARCVEFNEVEKIEKAMNVFWEKGYNATSMQDLVDAMQINRSSLYNTIGDKHQLFMKCISNYFDNAMQELKDKVANETSAKAALIKVISDKADWIISCDKGCLGMKTIFEIAPDDCTVRNVMSKNNDIFIEFLATIVQKAMDDGEMDDSEDAALMAEYIATSFTGWKQSYILNGNPIKIKKMSEFLIKNIFK; this is encoded by the coding sequence ATGGCTCGCTGTGTAGAATTTAACGAAGTCGAAAAAATTGAAAAAGCAATGAATGTCTTTTGGGAAAAAGGATATAATGCTACTTCAATGCAAGACCTTGTGGATGCTATGCAAATCAATAGAAGCAGTTTGTACAATACCATTGGCGACAAGCATCAGCTTTTTATGAAATGCATCAGCAATTATTTTGATAATGCGATGCAGGAATTAAAAGATAAAGTGGCTAACGAAACATCGGCGAAAGCTGCGCTGATTAAGGTCATTTCTGATAAAGCAGATTGGATTATATCCTGTGATAAAGGATGTCTGGGGATGAAAACGATTTTCGAAATTGCTCCGGATGATTGCACTGTCCGAAATGTAATGAGTAAAAACAATGATATATTCATTGAATTCTTAGCTACTATAGTTCAAAAAGCGATGGATGATGGCGAAATGGATGATTCGGAAGATGCGGCATTAATGGCTGAATACATTGCCACTTCTTTTACAGGATGGAAGCAATCGTATATTCTTAATGGAAATCCTATCAAAATCAAAAAAATGTCAGAATTCCTGATAAAAAACATATTCAAGTAA
- a CDS encoding efflux RND transporter periplasmic adaptor subunit: MKKITLISILALFVISCNDKNAAPPATTAPSLPVMNIKSQEATTENEYPASLQGAVDVEIRPQVSGNLERIYVDEGAYVTKGQTLFKINERPFREQLNNALANLHAAEAAYLNAQLEVDKLTPLVHNKVVSDYQLKTAKATQKIAAANIEQAKAMVGSARINLGYTNVTAPVSGYIGRLPKKQGSLVAATDIEPLTNLSDVHEVYAYFSLGETDFIKFKSAYSGNTLGDKIKKLPPVTLVLADNSAYPQSGKIDMVDGQFDKNTGAITVRATFPNKNGTLRSGNTGKIRLGVQHDDAILIPQSATIEMQDKVFVFTVNKQNKVNKMPINISGKSGTNYLIKDGIKSGDQIVLSGIDKLQEGQLIQPEKPKAQIAQIIN, translated from the coding sequence ATGAAAAAGATTACCCTAATAAGTATACTAGCATTATTCGTTATCAGTTGCAACGATAAAAATGCCGCTCCACCAGCAACTACAGCCCCTAGCCTTCCAGTAATGAACATTAAATCACAGGAAGCCACTACAGAAAATGAATACCCGGCTTCCCTGCAAGGTGCTGTAGATGTTGAAATACGCCCACAGGTAAGCGGAAATCTGGAAAGGATTTATGTTGATGAAGGTGCTTATGTAACTAAAGGTCAAACACTTTTTAAAATAAACGAGCGTCCTTTTCGTGAGCAATTAAACAATGCTCTGGCTAATCTTCACGCAGCAGAAGCGGCTTATTTAAACGCTCAGTTAGAAGTCGATAAGCTGACACCATTGGTACACAACAAAGTAGTTTCAGACTATCAGTTGAAAACCGCTAAAGCAACACAAAAAATCGCTGCTGCCAATATTGAGCAGGCAAAAGCAATGGTGGGTTCGGCCAGAATTAATTTAGGATATACTAATGTTACAGCCCCTGTAAGCGGATACATTGGGAGATTGCCTAAAAAACAAGGAAGTTTGGTTGCTGCAACTGATATTGAGCCTTTAACCAACTTATCCGATGTGCATGAAGTATATGCTTACTTCTCATTAGGCGAAACCGATTTTATCAAATTCAAATCAGCGTACAGCGGAAATACCCTTGGCGATAAAATCAAAAAATTACCTCCCGTTACTTTAGTCCTTGCCGATAATTCAGCTTACCCACAATCAGGAAAAATTGATATGGTTGATGGTCAGTTTGATAAAAACACAGGAGCCATTACCGTTAGAGCTACTTTCCCAAACAAAAACGGAACATTACGTTCCGGAAATACCGGGAAAATCCGATTAGGAGTGCAACATGACGATGCGATTTTAATTCCACAATCGGCTACAATTGAAATGCAGGATAAAGTTTTTGTTTTCACCGTAAATAAACAGAACAAAGTCAACAAAATGCCGATTAACATCAGCGGAAAAAGCGGTACTAATTACTTAATCAAAGACGGAATAAAATCAGGTGACCAAATTGTATTAAGCGGTATCGACAAACTTCAGGAAGGACAACTGATCCAGCCTGAGAAACCAAAAGCACAAATTGCTCAAATTATTAACTAA
- a CDS encoding efflux RND transporter permease subunit, protein MFKIFIQRPVLATVISILLVILGVLGLTKLPLQQFPDIAPPSVLVTAVYPGANAETVLRSVAPSLEESINGVENMTYMSSTASNDGTLAITVFFKLGTDADRAAVNVQNRVAQATSQLPAEVVQQGVITAKQQNSFIMAIGMYTDDESKYDQTFVANYAQINIIPEIKRIPGVGAASIFGGVKDYSMRVWLNPTQMSAYNVTPNEVMAAIQDKSLEAAPGKFGERSKEVFEYVIKYKGKLSKPEDYQNIAIRSNADGSVLRVKDVARVELGSYSYNSLTRLNGKKGIVIGVIQLAGSNSNDIQVAINKLMVKAAKDFPPGIKHNIFYSTKVSLDQSIDQVKHTLLEAFILVFIVVFIFLQDFRSTLIPAIAVPVAILGTFFFMQLFGFSINLLTLFALILAIGIVVDDAIVVVEAVHAKMEHKHLSPKVATHEAMHEITGAIISITLVMAAVFLPVGFMEGSTGVFYRQFAFTMAIAIVISAVNALTLSPALAALFLKDNHAAHDENTPYEKKGFKEKFFTAFNTSFNSLTNRYVGGLQFLIRKKWLSLGGLALITVATIVMVKTTPSGFIPTEDQGFIAIAVNTPSGTSLYRTQKVMTEAENTLRGLEASRFVTAISGFNLLTNSTSPSSAVVFVLLKPNEERGEVKNIDEIMNEVRGKLGAISGGSFFVFSFPTVPGFSNVEALDLVLQDKTGGKLDKFSGISQTFIGELMKRPEIAVAFTSFKADYPQLQLDINDEKADQLGVKVKDILQTMQAYFGSAQASDFNRFGKYYRVIVQADIADRADPSAIDRVFVKNNRGEMVPINTLVKLSRIYGSETASRYNLFNSISINAIPKPGFSSGDAIKAIEEVAAQQLPAGYSYEFSGQTREEISSGGQSATIFLLCLIFIYFLLAAQYESYILPLAVIFSIPAGIFGVFAAIGLTGIENNIYVQVALVMLIGLLAKNAILIVEFALQKRKSGQNLVKASIDAAKLRLRPIIMTSLAFVVGLIPMMSAKGPSAQGNHSISIGAAGGMVSGVILGLLIIPVLFIVFQHLQEKLSGKPVAVTHNEENKNGKLYNNNSADNNHQPHVHIL, encoded by the coding sequence ATGTTCAAAATATTTATACAAAGACCAGTACTCGCCACCGTTATCTCCATTTTACTGGTGATATTAGGTGTACTTGGTCTTACCAAATTGCCCTTACAACAGTTTCCTGATATTGCGCCACCATCGGTTTTGGTAACGGCAGTTTATCCGGGAGCGAATGCCGAAACCGTTTTGCGTTCGGTTGCTCCTTCTCTTGAAGAATCGATAAATGGTGTTGAGAATATGACTTACATGAGCTCAACAGCCAGTAACGACGGAACTTTAGCCATTACGGTTTTCTTTAAACTGGGTACCGATGCTGACCGTGCCGCAGTAAACGTTCAAAACAGGGTGGCTCAGGCTACAAGTCAGTTGCCTGCCGAAGTAGTTCAGCAAGGGGTTATTACCGCAAAACAACAAAATAGTTTTATCATGGCCATCGGAATGTACACCGATGACGAATCCAAATACGACCAAACTTTTGTTGCCAATTATGCCCAGATTAATATTATCCCTGAAATCAAACGTATTCCGGGAGTGGGTGCCGCCAGTATTTTTGGTGGTGTAAAAGATTATTCGATGCGTGTTTGGTTGAATCCAACCCAGATGTCTGCTTACAATGTGACGCCGAATGAAGTTATGGCAGCCATTCAGGACAAAAGTTTAGAAGCTGCTCCGGGTAAATTTGGAGAAAGAAGTAAGGAAGTTTTTGAATACGTAATCAAATACAAAGGAAAACTAAGCAAACCCGAAGATTATCAAAATATTGCCATTCGTTCGAATGCTGATGGTTCAGTACTTCGTGTAAAAGATGTTGCCAGAGTGGAACTTGGTTCTTATTCTTACAACAGTTTAACGCGTTTAAATGGTAAAAAAGGAATTGTAATTGGTGTGATTCAGTTGGCTGGTTCTAATTCAAATGATATTCAGGTTGCGATTAATAAATTGATGGTGAAAGCCGCTAAAGATTTTCCTCCGGGCATCAAACACAATATTTTTTATAGTACAAAAGTATCGTTAGACCAATCGATAGATCAGGTGAAACATACTTTATTAGAAGCATTTATATTGGTATTTATTGTGGTTTTCATCTTCTTGCAGGATTTTAGATCAACTTTGATTCCGGCAATTGCGGTTCCGGTAGCGATTTTGGGTACGTTCTTTTTCATGCAGTTATTCGGATTTTCAATAAACTTATTAACCTTATTCGCTTTAATTCTGGCGATTGGTATTGTGGTAGATGATGCGATTGTGGTGGTCGAAGCCGTGCATGCCAAAATGGAACACAAACATCTGTCTCCAAAAGTAGCTACTCACGAAGCGATGCACGAAATTACCGGTGCGATTATTTCGATTACGTTGGTAATGGCTGCAGTATTCCTGCCTGTTGGTTTCATGGAAGGTTCTACTGGGGTTTTCTATCGTCAATTTGCTTTTACGATGGCCATTGCAATTGTAATTTCGGCTGTAAATGCTTTGACTTTAAGCCCTGCCCTGGCCGCTTTATTCTTAAAAGACAATCACGCCGCACATGATGAAAATACACCTTATGAGAAAAAAGGATTTAAAGAAAAATTCTTCACTGCTTTTAATACAAGTTTCAACTCTTTAACGAATCGTTATGTGGGTGGATTGCAATTTTTAATTCGCAAAAAATGGTTGAGTTTAGGCGGATTGGCCTTAATAACTGTTGCAACCATTGTAATGGTAAAAACAACTCCATCAGGATTTATCCCAACAGAAGATCAGGGATTTATTGCCATCGCGGTTAACACTCCATCGGGAACTTCTTTGTACAGAACTCAAAAAGTAATGACCGAAGCCGAAAATACCTTAAGAGGTTTGGAAGCTTCAAGATTTGTAACGGCAATTTCAGGTTTCAACTTATTGACAAATTCTACCAGTCCGTCATCGGCAGTAGTTTTTGTTTTGCTGAAACCAAATGAAGAACGTGGCGAGGTAAAAAATATTGACGAAATCATGAATGAGGTTCGTGGCAAATTAGGCGCGATTTCCGGCGGAAGTTTCTTTGTATTCAGTTTCCCAACCGTTCCCGGCTTCAGTAACGTTGAAGCCTTAGATTTAGTGCTGCAGGATAAAACAGGAGGCAAACTGGATAAGTTCAGCGGAATTTCACAAACCTTCATTGGAGAATTAATGAAACGTCCCGAAATTGCGGTTGCTTTTACTTCTTTCAAAGCCGATTATCCGCAATTGCAATTGGATATCAATGATGAAAAAGCCGATCAATTGGGTGTAAAAGTCAAAGACATTCTGCAAACCATGCAGGCATATTTTGGTAGTGCTCAGGCTTCTGATTTTAATCGTTTTGGAAAATACTACCGAGTTATTGTTCAGGCTGATATTGCCGACAGAGCTGATCCATCTGCAATCGATCGTGTATTTGTAAAAAATAATCGTGGTGAAATGGTTCCAATCAACACCTTGGTAAAACTAAGCCGTATTTATGGTTCTGAAACTGCTTCGAGATACAATTTGTTTAACTCTATTTCGATAAATGCCATTCCAAAACCAGGATTTAGTTCAGGAGATGCCATCAAAGCAATCGAAGAAGTCGCAGCGCAACAATTACCTGCCGGTTATAGCTATGAATTCTCAGGACAAACAAGAGAAGAAATTTCGTCAGGAGGTCAATCGGCAACGATATTCTTGCTGTGTTTGATATTCATTTATTTCTTATTGGCAGCACAATACGAAAGTTACATTTTGCCTTTGGCAGTAATCTTCTCCATCCCTGCGGGAATCTTCGGGGTATTTGCAGCCATTGGTTTAACCGGAATTGAAAACAACATCTACGTACAGGTTGCCTTGGTAATGCTTATCGGACTGCTCGCCAAAAACGCCATCCTGATTGTCGAATTTGCATTGCAAAAAAGAAAATCAGGACAGAATTTGGTCAAAGCTTCGATTGATGCCGCCAAACTGCGTTTGCGACCAATTATCATGACATCACTGGCTTTTGTTGTCGGTTTAATCCCGATGATGAGTGCCAAAGGGCCTTCGGCACAAGGGAATCACTCGATAAGTATTGGAGCTGCGGGCGGAATGGTTTCAGGAGTAATTCTGGGGCTGTTAATCATCCCGGTTTTATTCATCGTGTTCCAACATTTACAGGAAAAGCTTTCTGGAAAACCAGTAGCTGTAACTCATAACGAAGAAAATAAAAATGGAAAATTATATAACAACAATTCTGCTGACAATAATCATCAGCCTCACGTACATATCCTATAA
- a CDS encoding TolC family protein produces MKKHINKIVMVAILTSTLISCTVSKDIETPKDAFPENFRNASVSKDTPSIADLEWKNFFTEKDIIQLIDSAVTKNNDLQIATKNIEIAQYRFTQSKWGNVPQANLFVNASTSNPSDNSFTGMNLNQALGQKHIDDYSAGVSLSWEADIWGKIRNQKKGAFANYLQSEEVKKALQTSIVANVSKGYYNLLMLDAQLDIARQNLKLNDSTSKIIKLKHDSGQVTSLAIQQAEAQRLNAAQLIPLLEQNIAIQENALSVLTGSFPNSKERTIRLGSVEVKNNTLTGIPSSLVSRRPDVKSAELALKVANANVGITKADLYPALRITAQGGVNSFETSNWFNIPASLFGTVAGGLTQPLLNSKKVQTQYNIAKIEREKAVLSFRQAVLVAVSEVSDALVKVEKLQQQESFLQQRVKTLQQAIKNANLLFQNGMAEYLEVLSAQANLLQSELELANIKREQLSANTELYRALGGGWR; encoded by the coding sequence ATGAAAAAGCATATAAATAAAATCGTGATGGTCGCCATTTTGACCAGCACCTTGATATCCTGTACCGTTTCGAAGGATATTGAAACTCCAAAAGATGCATTTCCTGAGAATTTCAGGAATGCATCGGTTTCAAAAGATACCCCGAGCATTGCCGATTTAGAGTGGAAAAATTTCTTTACCGAAAAAGATATTATTCAGTTAATCGATAGCGCGGTGACCAAAAATAACGATTTGCAAATCGCCACTAAAAACATCGAAATTGCGCAATACCGATTCACACAATCCAAATGGGGAAATGTTCCTCAGGCTAATTTGTTTGTCAATGCCAGTACCAGCAATCCTTCGGACAATAGTTTTACGGGAATGAATCTGAATCAGGCTTTGGGTCAAAAACACATTGACGATTATTCGGCCGGAGTTTCCCTTTCGTGGGAAGCTGATATTTGGGGTAAAATCCGCAATCAAAAAAAAGGGGCGTTTGCAAATTACCTGCAATCGGAAGAAGTGAAAAAAGCATTGCAAACTTCTATTGTAGCCAATGTTTCCAAAGGATATTACAATCTGTTGATGCTGGACGCACAATTGGATATTGCCAGACAAAATCTGAAACTGAATGATAGTACCAGCAAAATCATCAAATTAAAACACGATTCGGGTCAGGTGACTTCATTGGCGATTCAACAAGCTGAAGCGCAGAGATTAAATGCGGCACAATTGATTCCTTTATTGGAACAAAACATTGCCATTCAGGAAAATGCTTTGAGTGTGTTAACGGGTTCATTCCCAAATTCGAAAGAAAGAACGATTCGCTTGGGTTCAGTTGAAGTAAAAAACAATACGTTAACCGGAATTCCGTCATCCTTAGTAAGCCGAAGACCGGATGTAAAAAGTGCCGAATTAGCGCTGAAAGTGGCTAACGCCAATGTTGGAATCACCAAAGCCGACTTATATCCTGCGCTTAGAATTACGGCGCAAGGCGGCGTAAATTCATTCGAAACCAGCAATTGGTTCAATATTCCGGCTTCTTTATTTGGAACAGTGGCAGGAGGTTTAACCCAACCCTTATTGAACTCTAAAAAAGTGCAAACACAATACAATATTGCGAAAATCGAAAGAGAAAAAGCGGTGTTGAGTTTCAGACAGGCTGTTTTGGTGGCTGTGAGTGAAGTTTCAGATGCCTTGGTAAAAGTAGAGAAATTACAACAACAGGAATCGTTTTTGCAACAACGAGTAAAAACCTTGCAGCAAGCGATAAAAAATGCCAATTTGTTATTCCAAAACGGAATGGCTGAATACCTGGAAGTTTTATCAGCACAGGCAAATTTATTGCAAAGTGAGTTGGAACTGGCGAATATAAAAAGAGAACAACTTTCTGCTAATACTGAATTGTATAGAGCATTGGGTGGTGGTTGGAGGTAA
- a CDS encoding NADH:flavin oxidoreductase — MSTTNLFTPFNFKTLNLKNRIVMAPMTRSFSPNGIPTDEVASYYQKRAEGEVGLILSEGTVIDRPSSSNDGNVPHFYGDQALKGWQKVINEVHTAGGQMGPQIWHMGIMDNHHSGWVPPVPFEGPSGLNRPGFSNGTTMSEKDIENTILAFGKAAADAKRLGFDTIEIHGAHGYLIDQFFSPETNLRTDIYGGKTIKERSRFAIEVVKEIRRQVGNDFAVIMRFSQFKPSDYNYKLAKTPQELDSWITPLVDAGVDILHCSQRRFWEAEFENSDLNFAGWAKKLTGSPTITVGSVGLSSDFFGAFAGESSQPASLDELTRRFDRGDFDLVAVGRPLLSDPNWVAKIKAGKTEELVGFSKEALSELVL; from the coding sequence ATGAGTACAACTAATTTATTTACCCCCTTTAATTTTAAGACATTAAATCTTAAAAACAGAATCGTAATGGCACCTATGACGCGTTCCTTTTCTCCAAACGGAATTCCAACTGATGAAGTGGCTTCTTACTATCAAAAAAGAGCCGAAGGCGAAGTAGGTTTAATATTATCTGAAGGAACAGTTATCGACAGACCATCGTCATCCAATGATGGAAATGTTCCTCACTTTTATGGCGATCAGGCATTAAAAGGATGGCAAAAAGTGATTAATGAAGTTCACACCGCCGGAGGCCAAATGGGACCACAAATCTGGCACATGGGCATTATGGACAATCATCATTCGGGTTGGGTTCCGCCAGTACCGTTTGAAGGACCGTCCGGATTGAACCGTCCCGGTTTCAGTAACGGAACTACGATGTCTGAAAAAGACATTGAAAATACCATTCTTGCTTTTGGAAAAGCTGCTGCCGATGCTAAAAGATTGGGTTTTGACACTATCGAAATTCACGGTGCGCACGGTTATTTGATTGACCAATTCTTTAGCCCTGAAACCAATTTACGTACTGATATTTATGGTGGAAAAACAATAAAAGAACGCAGCCGTTTTGCAATTGAAGTGGTGAAAGAAATTAGAAGACAGGTAGGAAATGATTTTGCGGTTATCATGCGTTTCTCTCAATTCAAACCATCTGATTACAATTATAAACTGGCGAAAACACCTCAGGAATTGGACTCTTGGATTACACCTCTTGTGGATGCCGGAGTGGATATTTTGCATTGTTCACAACGTCGTTTTTGGGAAGCTGAATTTGAAAATTCAGATTTAAATTTTGCAGGATGGGCTAAAAAACTAACTGGATCTCCAACAATTACCGTGGGTTCTGTTGGGCTTTCCAGTGATTTCTTTGGTGCTTTTGCAGGCGAAAGTTCACAACCAGCCTCTTTAGACGAACTAACAAGACGTTTCGACAGAGGCGATTTTGATTTGGTTGCCGTTGGAAGACCTTTATTATCTGACCCAAATTGGGTTGCCAAAATAAAAGCTGGAAAAACAGAGGAATTGGTAGGATTTAGCAAAGAAGCTCTGAGCGAATTGGTATTATAA